Proteins from a genomic interval of bacterium:
- a CDS encoding clan AA aspartic protease: MGITKVTVAVSNPGNPEQRWEDLFLVDTGSIDCMVPGNHLREIGIEPEGKRIYELADGTEISMDVAVARIEFMGEFVGATVIFGKDNVEPILGMTALESVGIEVDPQNQRLKRLPAVRLKNIKREIGRIGIVK, encoded by the coding sequence ATGGGAATAACAAAGGTAACAGTGGCAGTAAGCAATCCAGGCAATCCGGAACAACGCTGGGAGGATTTGTTTCTTGTGGATACTGGTTCTATTGATTGTATGGTGCCTGGAAATCACTTAAGAGAAATAGGAATTGAGCCAGAAGGTAAGCGAATATACGAATTGGCTGATGGCACAGAGATTTCTATGGATGTAGCTGTAGCTCGCATAGAATTTATGGGTGAGTTTGTAGGAGCGACAGTAATTTTTGGAAAGGATAATGTAGAGCCTATTTTGGGAATGACAGCATTAGAATCCGTTGGGATTGAGGTTGACCCACAAAATCAACGGCTAAAGCGCCTCCCTGCTGTTAGGCTAAAAAATATAAAGAGGGAAATAGGAAGGATTGGAATTGTGAAATAG
- a CDS encoding four helix bundle protein has translation MFQGFCVVCLTLNFPKEELHGLTSQMRRCAISIPSNITEGFKRYHNKEYSQYLHIALGSSAELKTQLIIAKELGFIKNEDKSLRNIFDKLDHSLKMISSLLNKLK, from the coding sequence ATTTTTCAAGGGTTTTGCGTTGTTTGTTTAACTTTGAATTTTCCCAAGGAAGAATTGCATGGATTAACATCACAGATGAGACGCTGTGCAATCTCAATTCCCTCAAACATTACGGAAGGATTCAAAAGATATCACAATAAAGAGTATAGCCAATATTTACATATAGCATTAGGCTCATCAGCAGAATTGAAAACGCAATTGATAATAGCAAAGGAATTAGGGTTTATAAAAAATGAGGACAAATCGTTAAGGAATATTTTTGATAAATTAGACCATAGCTTAAAGATGATTTCCTCATTACTAAATAAACTAAAATGA